One Romeriopsis navalis LEGE 11480 genomic window carries:
- a CDS encoding GNAT family N-acetyltransferase, translating to MPIVRPYDSADLAAVLAAWENASKIAHPFLQADFQAQVRRDIPAVYLPNADTWVVEADEQVVGFIALIGNEVGAIFLQPAYQGQHLGKLMMDQAQALHGELEVEVFEKNTIGRNFYAKYGFRLIEKKIHEPTGECVLRLKFTPESPKPSDTTS from the coding sequence ATGCCGATCGTTCGACCATATGACAGCGCTGATTTGGCTGCGGTGCTTGCCGCTTGGGAAAATGCGTCAAAAATTGCGCATCCATTTCTCCAGGCAGACTTCCAGGCTCAAGTCAGACGCGATATTCCAGCCGTATATTTGCCCAATGCGGACACGTGGGTGGTGGAAGCCGATGAGCAAGTTGTGGGTTTCATCGCGTTAATCGGCAATGAAGTAGGGGCGATATTTCTACAGCCAGCATATCAAGGCCAGCATTTGGGTAAGTTAATGATGGATCAGGCGCAAGCGCTACATGGCGAACTCGAAGTGGAGGTGTTTGAAAAGAATACGATCGGCCGCAATTTCTACGCAAAATATGGGTTTAGATTAATTGAGAAAAAGATCCATGAGCCAACGGGAGAATGCGTATTACGCCTGAAATTTACGCCTGAATCGCCAAAGCCCTCGGATACCACAAGTTAA
- a CDS encoding methyltransferase domain-containing protein, whose translation MSNVIKDIFLNQPSQKAVLTKVVRYLRYYPVDLGAMVYFLVRHNLSGLLQRDQSNQTFVRNLYQYFLGKPDCQTGIDFFTGQLDSGQVTRQNLLFSFLMLPASLEQKFFNTQGILSHHQARLELVQKALPTAERILDLGGASDNNPSGSLLGMGYPHQPKQIDIIDLPDEERLIKVESNHGMQFYQTPEGTEIHYHYTSMTNLSAFPEGTFDLVWSGQSIEHITPDEAAIVMAEVYRVLKPGAFFCLDTPNRRLTLLQVRQGFVHPEHKIEYVPLELAEQLTAAGFDVVDQKAVSPMPISDQTDRFNRLEFIDSTSLSDHPDDGYSFYLQCQKPMS comes from the coding sequence ATGTCGAACGTGATTAAGGACATTTTTCTCAATCAACCGAGCCAAAAGGCTGTATTGACGAAGGTCGTCCGGTATTTACGTTACTATCCTGTAGACCTGGGTGCGATGGTCTACTTTCTGGTTCGACATAATTTATCCGGCCTGCTGCAACGCGATCAGAGCAATCAAACCTTTGTGCGGAATCTCTACCAATACTTTTTGGGTAAGCCAGATTGCCAAACCGGAATTGACTTTTTTACTGGGCAATTAGACAGCGGCCAAGTCACACGTCAAAACTTACTGTTTTCCTTTCTCATGCTCCCAGCGAGTTTGGAGCAAAAGTTTTTCAACACCCAGGGGATTCTTTCGCATCATCAGGCCCGGCTGGAATTGGTCCAAAAAGCATTACCCACTGCGGAACGGATTTTGGACCTGGGCGGAGCCTCGGACAATAATCCTTCGGGGAGTCTGCTGGGCATGGGCTATCCACACCAGCCCAAACAAATCGACATCATTGACCTACCGGACGAGGAACGTCTGATCAAAGTCGAATCGAACCACGGGATGCAGTTTTATCAGACACCGGAAGGCACGGAGATCCATTATCACTACACGTCAATGACCAATCTTTCGGCCTTTCCAGAAGGGACATTTGACTTGGTATGGTCCGGCCAGAGCATTGAACATATCACCCCGGATGAAGCGGCGATCGTCATGGCGGAGGTTTATCGGGTGCTAAAACCGGGGGCGTTTTTTTGTTTGGACACGCCTAATCGTCGGCTGACGCTATTGCAGGTGAGGCAGGGGTTTGTCCATCCGGAGCATAAGATCGAATATGTGCCGCTGGAGTTGGCCGAACAGTTAACGGCAGCGGGCTTTGATGTGGTTGATCAAAAGGCGGTGTCACCCATGCCGATCAGCGATCAAACCGATCGATTTAATCGTTTAGAATTTATTGACTCGACCTCATTAAGCGATCATCCCGATGATGGCTATTCGTTTTACTTGCAATGCCAGAAGCCTATGAGCTAG
- a CDS encoding ArsR/SmtB family transcription factor has translation MTKTAAAMPSKILIAGFQALSDPLRLRVLDLLREEECCVCDLCEVLAVSQSKLSFHLKSLKEAQLVQTRQEGRWIYYRLNLVQFEVLQEYLGDFGQLGQVVAARQCCE, from the coding sequence TTGACTAAAACTGCGGCGGCGATGCCATCAAAAATTCTGATTGCGGGGTTTCAGGCGCTGTCTGACCCGTTGCGGCTACGCGTGCTGGATTTGCTGCGGGAGGAGGAGTGTTGTGTGTGTGATTTATGCGAGGTACTGGCGGTGAGTCAGTCGAAGCTGTCGTTTCACCTGAAGTCGCTGAAGGAGGCGCAGTTGGTGCAGACACGGCAGGAGGGGCGCTGGATTTACTATCGGTTGAATCTGGTACAGTTTGAGGTTTTGCAGGAATATTTGGGTGATTTTGGGCAGTTGGGGCAGGTAGTGGCGGCGCGGCAGTGTTGTGAGTGA
- a CDS encoding DUF1772 domain-containing protein, translating to MIGIESILLLSSAAILGIFLGAQIAEAYLFVPIWKEMHPNDFFEQHKSVGPRIYHFFAPLTIAATGIPLATVLIGLLRNSSSNVLFWIMGTSTLAFFSTYFLYFKTANQKFADRKLSNDELPDELQRWGNWHWTRIGFEAIAFGCSIILLLNK from the coding sequence ATGATTGGCATTGAATCCATTCTGTTGCTGTCATCTGCAGCAATACTTGGCATATTCCTCGGGGCTCAAATCGCTGAGGCATATTTGTTTGTGCCGATCTGGAAAGAAATGCATCCCAACGATTTTTTTGAACAACACAAATCTGTCGGACCACGGATCTATCATTTTTTTGCTCCATTAACAATTGCCGCTACTGGTATACCGTTAGCAACCGTATTGATCGGCCTGCTTCGAAATTCGTCGTCAAACGTACTTTTCTGGATAATGGGTACATCGACCCTGGCATTCTTCTCAACATATTTTTTGTATTTCAAAACCGCCAATCAAAAGTTTGCCGACCGAAAACTATCAAACGACGAGTTACCCGATGAATTGCAAAGATGGGGCAATTGGCACTGGACGAGAATTGGATTTGAAGCGATTGCTTTTGGATGTTCGATCATCCTTTTGCTAAACAAATGA